A single region of the Streptomyces caelestis genome encodes:
- a CDS encoding endonuclease/exonuclease/phosphatase family protein, producing MSLLPNSRTEPDGSAVIRVLSYNIRSMRDDTDALARVIRACAPDLVLVQEAPRFFRWRKKLARLALASGLVVVTGGATTTGPAILCSLRASIERTEDVLLPRTPGLHRRGFATAVVRFAGTRLGVLSCHLSLQKDERYDQAGLLLDRLAGMGVEHAIAGGDLNERPEGPAFRRLADALRDCRATAPWGGEHTWTPADPYQRIDAVFATEGIEVLGCGVPAGHPGVTDADLRAATDHLPVLAALRVPAS from the coding sequence ATGTCGCTGCTCCCCAACTCCCGTACAGAACCCGATGGTTCCGCGGTCATCAGGGTCCTCAGCTACAACATCCGCTCGATGCGGGACGACACCGACGCCCTGGCGCGCGTCATCCGCGCCTGCGCTCCCGACCTGGTCCTCGTCCAAGAAGCCCCCCGCTTCTTCCGCTGGCGCAAGAAACTCGCCCGCCTCGCCCTCGCCTCCGGTCTGGTCGTCGTCACCGGGGGCGCCACCACCACAGGCCCGGCGATCCTCTGCTCGCTCCGGGCGAGTATCGAGCGCACGGAGGACGTCCTCCTGCCCCGCACCCCCGGCCTGCACCGCCGCGGCTTCGCCACGGCGGTCGTCCGCTTCGCCGGCACGCGTCTCGGGGTCCTGAGCTGTCACCTGTCGCTCCAGAAGGACGAGCGCTACGACCAGGCCGGCCTGCTCCTGGACCGGCTGGCCGGAATGGGCGTGGAGCACGCGATCGCGGGCGGCGACCTGAACGAACGCCCGGAGGGGCCCGCCTTCCGCCGCCTCGCCGACGCCCTGCGGGACTGCCGCGCGACCGCGCCCTGGGGCGGCGAGCACACCTGGACCCCCGCCGACCCCTACCAGCGCATCGACGCGGTCTTCGCGACCGAGGGCATCGAGGTGCTGGGCTGCGGAGTGCCGGCCGGCCACCCCGGGGTGACCGACGCGGACCTGAGGGCGGCCACGGACCACCTCCCGGTCCT
- a CDS encoding ROK family glucokinase, translating into MGLTIGVDIGGTKIAAGVVDEEGNILSTFKVPTPGTPEGIVDAIASAVEGARVGHDIVGVGIGAAGYVNRQRSEVYFAPNIHWRNEPLKEKVEARVDLPVVVENDANAAAWGEYKFGAGKGHRNVICITLGTGLGGGIIIGNKLRRGHFGVAAEFGHIRMVPDGLLCGCGSQGCWEQYASGRALVRYAKQRANATPENAEILLGLGNGTPDGIEGKHISMAARQGDRVAVDSYRELARWVGAGLADLASLFDPSAFIVGGGLSDEGELVLGPIRKSYKRWLVGGNWRPVAEVRAAELGNKAGLVGAADLAREPDPIM; encoded by the coding sequence ATGGGACTCACCATCGGCGTCGACATCGGCGGCACGAAGATCGCGGCCGGCGTGGTCGATGAGGAAGGCAACATCCTCTCGACCTTCAAGGTGCCGACCCCGGGCACGCCTGAGGGCATCGTGGACGCCATCGCATCGGCGGTGGAAGGCGCACGCGTCGGGCACGACATCGTCGGCGTGGGCATCGGCGCGGCCGGTTATGTGAACCGGCAGCGCTCCGAGGTCTACTTCGCGCCCAACATCCACTGGCGCAACGAGCCGCTCAAGGAGAAGGTCGAGGCCCGTGTGGACCTCCCGGTGGTCGTCGAGAACGACGCGAACGCCGCGGCGTGGGGCGAGTACAAGTTCGGCGCCGGCAAGGGCCACCGCAACGTCATCTGCATCACGCTCGGCACCGGTCTCGGCGGCGGCATCATCATCGGCAACAAGCTGCGCCGGGGGCACTTCGGCGTGGCCGCCGAGTTCGGCCACATCCGCATGGTGCCGGACGGCCTGCTGTGCGGCTGCGGCTCGCAGGGCTGCTGGGAGCAGTACGCGTCGGGGCGGGCGCTGGTGAGGTACGCCAAGCAGCGCGCCAACGCCACCCCGGAGAACGCCGAGATCCTCCTCGGCCTCGGCAACGGCACGCCCGACGGCATCGAGGGCAAGCACATCTCCATGGCCGCCCGCCAGGGCGACCGCGTGGCCGTCGACTCCTACCGCGAACTGGCCCGCTGGGTCGGCGCGGGCCTCGCCGACCTCGCCTCCCTCTTCGACCCCTCCGCCTTCATCGTCGGCGGCGGCCTCTCCGACGAGGGCGAACTGGTCCTGGGCCCGATCCGCAAGTCCTACAAGCGCTGGCTGGTCGGCGGTAACTGGCGCCCGGTGGCCGAGGTCAGAGCAGCGGAGCTGGGCAACAAGGCGGGCCTGGTGGGAGCGGCGGACCTGGCGAGGGAACCCGACCCGATCATGTAA
- a CDS encoding DUF5304 domain-containing protein: MSEELPPSDAAREEAADEARATDADAWATACAEDLEAEKARRRAQYGPPQGSAAEELKKLVDVVADKLSGIQSPLLGAVAGPAAEQVVRQVVQQAKAAVEPVIERNPDVFDHLAAAGNELLAAYRSAVEAQERRWTGRDDRIDPRDLDERHDRGDDAGPGERIDLD; this comes from the coding sequence ATGAGCGAAGAGCTCCCCCCGTCCGACGCCGCCCGTGAAGAGGCCGCGGACGAGGCACGGGCCACCGACGCCGACGCCTGGGCGACCGCGTGCGCCGAGGACCTCGAGGCGGAGAAGGCCCGGCGCCGCGCCCAGTACGGCCCGCCCCAGGGCTCCGCGGCCGAGGAACTGAAGAAGCTCGTGGACGTCGTCGCGGACAAGCTGTCGGGGATCCAGTCCCCGCTGCTCGGCGCGGTCGCCGGGCCCGCCGCCGAGCAGGTCGTCCGCCAGGTCGTCCAGCAGGCCAAGGCCGCCGTGGAACCCGTCATCGAACGCAACCCGGACGTCTTCGACCACCTGGCCGCCGCCGGGAACGAACTGCTCGCCGCCTACCGCTCCGCCGTCGAGGCCCAGGAACGGCGCTGGACCGGCCGCGACGACCGGATCGACCCGCGTGACCTGGACGAACGCCACGACCGGGGCGACGACGCCGGCCCCGGGGAGCGCATCGACCTGGACTGA